A stretch of the Candidatus Krumholzibacteriia bacterium genome encodes the following:
- a CDS encoding DinB family protein, whose product MQSIALLSLNLGNSTTRTLARIEDMRDHCMVAPTARGGGHTLWVLGHLAYIEALVIRRFMLGEENPLAAWEPIFDGEEPHADRDCYPPFDEILATCRDMRTWTASHVESLTEDDLDVSSANVPQGWESTFGTVRLCVQYVADHWLMHRGQLADARRAAGVDRMWV is encoded by the coding sequence ATGCAGTCCATCGCCCTGCTAAGCCTGAACCTTGGCAACAGCACCACGCGCACGCTCGCTCGCATCGAGGACATGCGCGATCACTGCATGGTGGCGCCGACAGCGCGCGGGGGCGGCCACACTCTCTGGGTGCTCGGTCATCTGGCCTACATCGAAGCACTGGTGATCCGGCGCTTCATGCTCGGCGAGGAGAATCCACTCGCCGCCTGGGAGCCGATCTTCGACGGAGAGGAGCCACACGCCGATCGCGACTGCTATCCGCCGTTCGACGAGATCCTCGCCACGTGCCGAGACATGCGGACGTGGACGGCGAGCCACGTCGAATCGCTCACCGAGGACGATCTCGACGTTTCGAGCGCGAACGTACCGCAGGGATGGGAGTCGACCTTCGGCACCGTGCGGCTCTGCGTGCAGTACGTCGCCGACCACTGGCTCATGCACCGCGGCCAACTCGCCGACGCGCGGCGCGCAGCCGGTGTCGACAGGATGTGGGTCTAG
- a CDS encoding tetratricopeptide repeat protein, producing the protein MTRELGASATKIIQSRRTDTRRLSGQIRGDLDWIVMRALEKDRNRRYASPAELAQDIQRDLDDQPRLAVYMNDAAQYRNESGDYEGALADFDRALQPYEQHFGTEHPDVLAVLRNEGLALRALERSDEGLVLFDQALEIAGRMYEPDDPRTALAHGDRGVTLMALGRYDEARAALLRAFDVFLEKSGVDRQPRRPRPTSCRHRLRAARRRVGRGA; encoded by the coding sequence TTGACACGAGAGCTCGGCGCGAGCGCCACGAAGATCATCCAGTCTCGTCGCACCGATACCCGACGTCTCTCGGGCCAGATCCGCGGCGACCTGGACTGGATCGTGATGCGGGCGCTCGAGAAGGATCGCAATCGCCGCTACGCTTCGCCGGCGGAACTCGCACAGGACATCCAACGCGACCTCGACGACCAACCCCGGCTGGCGGTGTACATGAACGACGCTGCCCAGTACCGCAATGAGAGCGGCGACTACGAGGGTGCACTCGCAGACTTCGATCGCGCCCTGCAGCCCTACGAGCAGCACTTCGGAACCGAACACCCCGACGTGCTCGCCGTGCTGCGCAACGAAGGGCTCGCCCTTCGTGCTCTCGAACGCTCCGACGAAGGGCTCGTCCTCTTCGACCAGGCCCTCGAGATCGCCGGTCGCATGTACGAACCGGACGATCCGAGAACGGCACTGGCGCACGGCGATCGCGGCGTCACGCTCATGGCCCTGGGGCGCTACGACGAGGCGCGTGCGGCTCTGCTCCGCGCCTTCGACGTGTTCCTCGAGAAATCCGGTGTCGACCGACAGCCCAGACGGCCTAGACCCACATCCTGTCGACACCGGCTGCGCGCCGCGCGTCGGCGAGTTGGCCGCGGTGCATGA
- a CDS encoding FlgD immunoglobulin-like domain containing protein has protein sequence MPRRFFVLCAFTVLLSIPDPAVAQECLEPPDASRWQGTLPAAETIGDVEFVGNLAYGIAADGLHVYDVVDPTRPVWVTSDSTIGTPGGRIARSGDFLYVGGDSVAVQIVDVSTPSTPEARARRGGGGVRDLAVVDGVAFLVQENFVGLVQFDVSDPDALPAPLGGTLSGERFDRVWAQGAHLLAMSSAENEISSLIPGAEIRSDIVPVAIASSGMGLKVDDRIYVFGNGGVTTVDVSDPTSMSVLHSELPIPLGSLEAGVGNRVYGYGISFGPWVGFDLTDPSSSVPLAPIPVLGGFGSGVGIIGETLYVSGGAGLSQYDLGDTTIDPSAGRIDLDLRDSPSLAVDAGLAVIGDGGLRWIDVSDVASPVDLGTTDLGALSFYAVEVDGSYVYAARGDSFVVYDATDPAQPALVRTVAYPQGRSGRAMTIANDLLFAVSYGDSSAITAFDLTDPSAPTPRGTLVIDGIINSVAADAKLVAYRKGLGAYGVVDFGDPDGPVGLTEPGFGLASVDVAIEGELVLIGDRSSASLVDVTVPGAPVLVADLPLPAFGSGQSVGSVALSNGLAYVNSVEGLILFDVSDPAIPVLVGLWEVSRGELALTPNGVFVAGADGFEIVRRPCDDGSTVSTLVTSVSTSIGRNSVSLEWSLVGLLGDVEFRVTAVRDDEVWNVPLRTSARGRVVAVDVSPRLRDGGVVRYELAMRRGPSDWLMIDQVDVVPTGARIRSVLDPATPNPFNPRTRLRFEIAVAGEVELAIFDTAGRRVRTLLSGVRGVGSTEIVWDGTDDGGRLVASGTYVARLRTLDGTRSQKLTLVR, from the coding sequence ATGCCTCGCCGGTTCTTCGTGTTGTGCGCCTTCACCGTACTTCTCTCGATTCCGGATCCGGCCGTGGCGCAGGAATGCCTCGAGCCCCCCGATGCCTCTCGATGGCAGGGAACCCTGCCGGCGGCGGAAACGATCGGGGACGTGGAGTTCGTGGGGAACTTGGCGTACGGGATCGCGGCGGACGGTCTGCACGTCTACGACGTCGTCGATCCGACGCGGCCTGTCTGGGTGACGTCGGATTCGACGATCGGCACCCCGGGAGGCCGGATCGCACGTTCGGGTGACTTCCTCTACGTGGGCGGTGACAGCGTCGCCGTCCAGATCGTCGACGTGTCGACGCCCTCGACTCCCGAGGCGCGTGCCCGTCGTGGCGGGGGCGGCGTACGGGATCTCGCGGTGGTCGACGGCGTCGCGTTCCTCGTGCAAGAGAATTTCGTGGGCCTGGTCCAGTTCGACGTCTCGGACCCCGATGCGCTTCCGGCGCCTCTGGGCGGCACACTCTCCGGAGAGCGCTTCGACCGGGTGTGGGCGCAGGGCGCTCACCTCCTCGCGATGTCGTCGGCGGAGAACGAGATCTCGTCCCTGATACCGGGCGCCGAGATCCGCTCCGACATCGTTCCTGTCGCCATCGCTTCCAGTGGGATGGGACTGAAGGTCGACGACCGAATCTACGTATTCGGCAACGGCGGCGTCACCACGGTCGATGTCTCCGATCCGACCAGCATGTCGGTCCTGCACTCGGAGCTGCCGATCCCCTTGGGCTCCCTCGAGGCCGGAGTGGGCAACCGTGTGTACGGATACGGCATCTCGTTCGGTCCGTGGGTCGGTTTCGACCTTACGGACCCTTCGTCGTCCGTTCCGCTCGCCCCGATCCCCGTGCTCGGGGGCTTCGGATCCGGGGTCGGGATCATCGGAGAGACGTTGTACGTCTCCGGGGGAGCCGGTCTTTCCCAGTACGATCTGGGAGACACGACGATCGATCCGAGTGCGGGCCGGATCGATCTGGATCTCCGGGATTCTCCTTCCTTGGCCGTGGATGCCGGCCTCGCCGTGATCGGTGACGGCGGCCTGCGGTGGATCGACGTGTCCGACGTGGCGTCGCCCGTCGACCTGGGGACGACGGACCTGGGTGCTCTCTCGTTCTACGCGGTCGAGGTCGACGGTTCGTACGTCTACGCCGCGCGTGGCGATTCCTTCGTGGTGTACGACGCGACGGACCCGGCGCAACCAGCGCTCGTCCGGACGGTGGCGTATCCGCAAGGGCGATCCGGTCGCGCGATGACGATCGCGAACGACCTGCTCTTCGCCGTCTCGTACGGGGATTCGTCGGCGATCACGGCGTTCGACCTGACCGACCCCTCGGCACCCACCCCACGGGGCACGCTGGTGATCGACGGCATCATCAACTCCGTGGCCGCCGACGCGAAGCTCGTCGCCTACCGCAAGGGCCTCGGGGCCTACGGCGTCGTGGACTTCGGTGATCCGGACGGACCGGTCGGTCTGACCGAACCAGGCTTCGGTCTGGCCAGCGTCGACGTGGCAATCGAAGGAGAACTGGTGCTCATCGGCGACCGGAGCTCGGCGAGTCTCGTGGACGTCACGGTTCCCGGCGCCCCGGTCCTGGTGGCCGACCTTCCGCTACCGGCCTTCGGATCCGGCCAATCGGTGGGGAGCGTGGCACTGAGCAATGGCTTGGCCTACGTCAACTCGGTCGAGGGGCTGATACTCTTCGACGTGTCCGACCCCGCCATCCCCGTGCTCGTGGGTCTCTGGGAGGTCTCCCGCGGCGAATTGGCGTTGACTCCGAACGGAGTCTTCGTCGCCGGCGCCGATGGATTCGAGATCGTTCGTCGTCCCTGCGACGACGGCTCCACGGTCTCGACGCTGGTGACTTCGGTGTCGACCTCGATCGGTCGGAATTCCGTGTCGCTCGAATGGTCGCTCGTCGGCCTGCTCGGCGACGTCGAGTTCCGCGTGACCGCGGTTCGCGACGACGAGGTCTGGAACGTTCCGTTGCGAACGAGTGCTCGTGGACGCGTCGTCGCGGTCGACGTTTCGCCCCGTCTCCGCGACGGTGGTGTGGTTCGCTACGAGCTCGCCATGCGACGCGGCCCGTCGGACTGGCTGATGATCGATCAGGTCGACGTGGTCCCGACGGGCGCACGGATCCGCTCCGTGCTCGATCCGGCGACGCCGAATCCCTTCAATCCGCGGACGCGCTTGCGATTCGAGATCGCCGTGGCCGGCGAGGTCGAACTCGCCATCTTCGACACGGCAGGGAGACGCGTACGCACGCTGCTGTCAGGAGTGCGTGGCGTCGGCTCGACGGAGATCGTGTGGGACGGCACGGACGACGGGGGACGGCTGGTGGCCTCGGGAACCTATGTGGCGCGCCTGCGCACCCTCGACGGAACTCGGAGCCAGAAGCTCACGCTCGTTCGGTGA
- a CDS encoding helix-turn-helix transcriptional regulator, with protein sequence MREVQLHNRIRVFRAEKRWSQTDLARRIGVSRKTISTIEVGRFVPSTIIALLIAREFDTTVEELFSIED encoded by the coding sequence ATGCGTGAGGTCCAGCTCCACAACCGCATCCGCGTCTTCCGGGCCGAGAAGCGGTGGAGTCAGACCGACCTGGCCCGACGGATCGGCGTCTCCCGGAAGACGATCAGTACGATCGAGGTCGGGCGCTTCGTTCCCTCCACCATCATCGCGCTCCTCATCGCACGCGAGTTCGACACCACGGTCGAGGAACTCTTCTCGATCGAGGACTGA
- a CDS encoding alpha/beta hydrolase-fold protein translates to MKTPGILAAGLAGLLLANPVLASDDGRIQHVIRSGDPEQERAITVDLPSSYEDDTTHDHPVLYVLDGESNLDHAVAVADFLSESMMAPEMIVVGVHAGATRARDYLPSNQEGSPGADQFLDFLQDELLPFVEKHYAAAPLRLISGHSYGGVLVTHALSRRPALFRAYLAQSPYLDEATAAPVVAELEKGLRRTDSQGVFYFANLGDEPELAAGFQTLGAALEGVETEGLTFRTTREAGARHMSTRLVGLHDGLVWFFHDRWPLPDAVLSGGGADALARHLTELDQEFGYPVRYSEGAFQQATQGLLNSRDVAGAARAGALYVEHHPSSPVAHFLRGVALASGGRGTEGIAAIEKAIELYESEPDPSLKPLHENMQRVLRQLRGG, encoded by the coding sequence ATGAAGACCCCAGGCATCCTGGCGGCCGGGCTGGCCGGCCTTCTCTTGGCGAACCCGGTTCTCGCGTCCGACGACGGCCGGATCCAGCACGTGATCCGCTCCGGTGACCCCGAGCAGGAACGAGCCATCACCGTCGACCTTCCGTCGTCCTACGAGGACGACACGACCCACGACCATCCGGTTCTGTACGTACTCGACGGGGAATCGAATCTCGACCACGCCGTCGCGGTGGCCGACTTCCTCTCCGAGAGCATGATGGCCCCCGAAATGATCGTGGTGGGTGTCCACGCCGGAGCCACCCGCGCCCGCGACTACCTTCCGAGCAACCAGGAGGGCTCGCCCGGCGCCGATCAGTTCCTCGACTTCCTGCAGGACGAGCTCCTGCCCTTCGTCGAAAAGCACTACGCGGCCGCGCCGCTTCGCTTGATCTCCGGTCACTCCTACGGCGGCGTGCTCGTGACCCACGCGCTGAGCCGACGGCCCGCTCTCTTCCGCGCCTACCTGGCCCAGAGCCCCTACCTCGACGAAGCGACCGCCGCGCCCGTCGTGGCGGAGCTCGAGAAAGGGTTGCGCCGAACCGACTCCCAGGGCGTGTTCTACTTCGCCAACCTGGGAGACGAGCCCGAACTGGCGGCCGGCTTCCAGACGCTGGGCGCGGCTCTGGAAGGCGTGGAGACCGAAGGTCTGACGTTCCGCACGACCCGCGAGGCCGGCGCCCGCCACATGTCGACACGACTGGTGGGCCTGCACGACGGTCTGGTCTGGTTCTTCCACGACCGGTGGCCGCTTCCCGATGCGGTCCTGTCCGGCGGCGGTGCGGACGCTCTCGCCCGACACCTCACCGAACTCGATCAGGAGTTCGGGTATCCCGTGCGTTACAGCGAGGGCGCGTTCCAGCAGGCGACTCAAGGCCTGCTGAATTCGCGGGACGTGGCAGGAGCGGCCCGGGCCGGGGCACTCTACGTAGAGCACCACCCCTCGTCACCGGTGGCGCACTTCCTACGCGGCGTGGCTCTGGCGTCAGGGGGTCGGGGTACGGAGGGAATCGCCGCCATCGAGAAGGCGATCGAGCTCTACGAATCGGAGCCCGATCCTTCGCTGAAGCCGCTGCACGAGAACATGCAGCGCGTGCTGCGACAGTTGCGGGGGGGATGA
- a CDS encoding alpha/beta hydrolase encodes MKSIRTRPRAAALHCFYFGALVIASATLPVGALAQMPESSVVEEGMIVDVAQRGIQLSGTLTLPTTGPGPFPTALLITGSGPQDRDETVAGMKPFRLLAQLLAASGIATLRLDDPGVGDSTGDPMESTIANRVIDMQASLRELGGHSAVDASRIGVIGHSEGALVGAVLGSDPSAVSFVVMLAGPAIPIAELIEDQAAGILRMDGAGEEQIASQRRIQRMTYEAVRTGEGWTEVSMAVEQQVRAAVEALAPEQRAGISDVEAFVATQVTQQLSAAQTAWYRSLLVYEPEPDISEIEAPVLALYGGKDVQVPPDRNASVMERILSDAGHADFRVMTLPDANHLFQFAETGHPVEYATLEPAFLPALAEELVPWLQGRVR; translated from the coding sequence ATGAAGTCTATTCGCACCCGGCCACGCGCGGCCGCTCTGCACTGCTTCTACTTCGGAGCGCTGGTGATCGCCAGCGCCACCCTTCCGGTCGGTGCACTGGCCCAGATGCCGGAGTCTTCCGTCGTGGAAGAGGGAATGATCGTCGACGTAGCCCAACGCGGCATCCAGCTGAGCGGCACGCTGACGCTGCCGACAACGGGGCCGGGTCCCTTCCCGACCGCGTTGCTCATCACGGGCAGCGGACCGCAGGATCGCGACGAGACCGTAGCTGGCATGAAACCGTTCCGACTGCTCGCGCAATTGCTCGCTGCGTCCGGCATCGCGACGCTACGGCTGGACGATCCTGGCGTGGGAGACTCGACGGGTGACCCCATGGAGTCGACGATCGCGAATAGGGTGATCGACATGCAGGCGTCCCTGCGCGAGCTCGGCGGCCACTCCGCGGTCGATGCATCGCGCATCGGTGTGATCGGGCATTCGGAGGGCGCGCTCGTGGGCGCGGTCCTCGGCAGCGATCCTTCGGCGGTGTCCTTCGTGGTGATGCTCGCCGGTCCGGCCATCCCGATCGCCGAATTGATCGAGGACCAGGCTGCGGGAATCCTTCGGATGGATGGTGCGGGGGAGGAGCAGATCGCGAGCCAGCGCCGGATCCAGCGGATGACGTACGAAGCCGTGCGAACCGGAGAGGGGTGGACGGAAGTGAGCATGGCGGTTGAACAGCAAGTACGAGCGGCAGTCGAAGCGCTTGCACCCGAACAGCGCGCCGGGATCTCCGACGTCGAGGCTTTCGTGGCGACGCAGGTCACGCAACAGCTCTCCGCTGCGCAGACGGCGTGGTACCGGTCGCTCCTGGTGTACGAGCCGGAGCCGGACATCTCCGAGATCGAGGCTCCGGTTCTTGCGCTATACGGCGGCAAGGACGTCCAAGTGCCGCCGGACCGGAATGCGTCCGTGATGGAGCGTATATTGTCGGATGCCGGGCACGCGGATTTTCGGGTCATGACGCTCCCGGACGCCAACCATCTCTTCCAGTTTGCGGAAACCGGGCATCCGGTAGAGTACGCGACGCTCGAGCCAGCCTTCCTGCCAGCCCTGGCCGAAGAACTCGTGCCCTGGCTGCAGGGCCGCGTGAGGTGA
- a CDS encoding helix-turn-helix transcriptional regulator: MPDAFPLRNRLKALRAEKNWTQADLAEQVGVTRKTINTVERGVFTPSTLLALKLAHAFETTVEEIFWIDEERST; the protein is encoded by the coding sequence ATGCCGGATGCCTTCCCGCTGCGTAACCGCTTGAAGGCACTGCGCGCCGAAAAAAACTGGACTCAGGCTGACCTTGCAGAACAGGTCGGTGTCACCCGAAAAACCATCAACACGGTCGAAAGGGGAGTCTTCACTCCCTCGACGTTGCTTGCGCTCAAGCTGGCGCACGCCTTCGAGACAACGGTGGAGGAGATTTTCTGGATCGACGAGGAGCGTTCGACATGA
- a CDS encoding PepSY-associated TM helix domain-containing protein, which translates to MGKEKRRSWRTWNNRLHRDVGYVAVGLTVIYAISGIAVNHIEDWNPNYSFEIEERRFAAFEPTDRDQTVSTLVDVLDLPEPIDAFRRTPADVELFYEGWSVQANVREGQATIERPVARPILFEFNELHLNRVKGAWTWIADAYAVALLFMATSGMFVLRGRTGLAGRGKWLVGVGILIPVVALVMAGAM; encoded by the coding sequence TTGGGCAAGGAGAAGCGCCGCTCCTGGCGCACCTGGAACAACCGGCTCCACCGCGACGTCGGTTACGTGGCGGTGGGGCTCACGGTGATCTACGCGATCAGCGGCATCGCCGTGAACCACATCGAGGACTGGAATCCGAACTACTCGTTCGAGATCGAGGAGCGGCGCTTCGCCGCCTTCGAGCCCACCGATCGTGACCAGACGGTCTCGACCCTCGTCGACGTCCTCGACCTGCCGGAACCGATCGACGCCTTCCGCCGCACGCCCGCGGACGTCGAGCTCTTCTACGAGGGCTGGTCGGTGCAGGCGAACGTGCGCGAGGGGCAGGCGACGATCGAGCGCCCCGTGGCGCGGCCGATCCTCTTCGAGTTCAACGAACTGCACCTGAACCGCGTGAAGGGCGCGTGGACCTGGATCGCCGACGCCTACGCCGTCGCCCTGCTGTTCATGGCCACCAGCGGCATGTTCGTGCTGCGCGGCCGCACCGGCCTCGCCGGTCGGGGGAAGTGGCTGGTGGGGGTGGGGATCCTGATCCCGGTGGTGGCGTTGGTGATGGCTGGGGCCATGTAG